A genomic stretch from Campylobacter lari subsp. concheus includes:
- the kdsA gene encoding 3-deoxy-8-phosphooctulonate synthase, which translates to MKKMILIAGPCVIENEELVFKVAQELEYFLKDNRIDFYFKSSFDKANRTSINSFRGPGIEKGLEILQKVKDKFGMQILTDIHESSQASIAAEVVDVLQIPAFLCRQTDLLVAAAKTKAKVNVKKGQFLNPEDIKYSVAKILQTRGINEEGFEIAKENGVFVAERGSSFGYGNLVVDMRSLVIMRKYAPVVFDATHSVQMPGANGGSSGGKSEFVEPLARAAASVGVDGFFFETHIDPCKALCDGPNMLDLSRLKNCVNMLLKIQEII; encoded by the coding sequence ATGAAAAAAATGATACTAATAGCAGGGCCTTGTGTGATAGAAAATGAAGAGCTTGTTTTTAAGGTTGCACAAGAGCTTGAATACTTTTTAAAAGATAATAGAATTGATTTTTATTTTAAATCAAGTTTTGATAAAGCAAATAGAACTAGTATTAATAGTTTTAGAGGGCCAGGCATCGAAAAAGGCTTGGAAATTTTGCAAAAAGTTAAAGATAAATTTGGTATGCAAATTTTAACTGATATTCATGAGAGTTCTCAAGCAAGTATTGCGGCTGAAGTTGTAGATGTTTTACAAATTCCAGCTTTTTTATGCAGACAAACTGATTTATTGGTGGCTGCTGCTAAAACAAAAGCCAAGGTAAATGTAAAAAAAGGGCAATTTTTAAATCCTGAAGATATTAAATACAGCGTGGCTAAAATTTTACAAACTAGAGGCATTAACGAAGAAGGGTTTGAAATAGCCAAAGAAAATGGTGTTTTTGTAGCTGAGAGGGGTTCGAGTTTTGGCTATGGAAATTTGGTTGTAGATATGAGAAGTTTGGTTATTATGAGAAAATATGCTCCAGTTGTTTTTGATGCTACTCATAGTGTACAAATGCCAGGAGCAAATGGTGGAAGTAGTGGAGGCAAAAGTGAATTTGTAGAGCCTTTAGCAAGAGCTGCAGCTAGTGTAGGTGTGGATGGATTTTTCTTTGAAACGCACATTGATCCTTGTAAGGCTTTATGTGATGGACCAAATATGCTTGATCTTTCAAGACTTAAAAATTGCGTAAATATGCTTTTAAAAATTCAAGAAATCATTTAA
- the ribH gene encoding 6,7-dimethyl-8-ribityllumazine synthase, whose translation MKIIEGNLSLKGDEKIAIINARFNHIITDRLVEGAKDAFLRHGGKEENLSLILVPGAFEIPFALKQACESKKFDGICCVGAVIRGSTPHFDYVAAETTKGIASVGLGANVPVSFGVLTTDTLEQAIERAGSKAGNKGFEAMLTVVEMLNLIQKIKA comes from the coding sequence ATGAAGATAATAGAGGGAAATTTAAGTTTAAAAGGTGATGAGAAAATTGCAATTATTAATGCAAGATTTAATCATATTATCACAGATCGTTTGGTTGAAGGTGCTAAAGATGCTTTTTTAAGACATGGAGGTAAGGAAGAGAACTTAAGTCTTATTTTAGTACCGGGTGCTTTTGAAATTCCTTTTGCATTAAAACAAGCTTGTGAGAGTAAAAAATTTGATGGAATTTGTTGTGTTGGAGCGGTAATTCGTGGAAGTACGCCACATTTTGATTATGTAGCAGCTGAAACTACTAAAGGTATAGCAAGCGTAGGGCTTGGAGCTAATGTGCCTGTAAGCTTTGGAGTTTTAACAACTGATACTTTAGAGCAAGCTATAGAAAGAGCAGGTAGTAAAGCAGGCAATAAAGGGTTTGAAGCTATGCTTACTGTGGTTGAAATGCTTAATTTGATCCAAAAAATTAAGGCTTAA
- the nusB gene encoding transcription antitermination factor NusB produces MATRHQVRQSIVSLLYAAQLNQENKDFINEFLDEKKIRNEQRKFTLDLYNGINEQLTLLDEKINECLKEHKLDGVASIEKAILRLGAYEILFTSTQKAIIINEAIELAKEMAGDNAPKFINGVLDKINKEVQ; encoded by the coding sequence ATGGCTACTAGACACCAAGTAAGACAAAGTATTGTTTCTTTGCTTTATGCCGCGCAGTTAAATCAAGAAAATAAAGATTTTATCAATGAATTTTTAGATGAGAAAAAAATTCGCAATGAGCAAAGAAAATTCACTCTAGATTTATATAATGGTATTAATGAGCAACTTACTTTGCTTGATGAGAAAATTAACGAATGCTTAAAAGAGCACAAGTTAGATGGAGTAGCTAGTATAGAAAAGGCTATTTTGCGTTTGGGTGCTTATGAGATTTTATTTACTTCTACGCAAAAAGCGATTATTATTAATGAAGCCATAGAGCTTGCAAAAGAAATGGCAGGGGATAATGCTCCTAAATTTATCAATGGTGTGCTAGATAAAATCAACAAGGAAGTGCAATGA
- the pyrF gene encoding orotidine-5'-phosphate decarboxylase, giving the protein MKLCVAFDVASYDECINLAKELKGLDLWVKIGLRSYLRDGAKLLEAIKKVDNFKIFLDLKLYDIPNTMADACEELAKLDVDMFNIHASAGKSAMCMIMERLNALSKRPLVLAVSALTSFDEQEFFSVYRQNIKQAVKDFSKISYESGLDGMVCSVYESLLIKENTSTNFITLTPGIRPFKENSDDQKRVADIQCAKDNLSDFIVVGRPIYKAKEPRRICEDILEYLK; this is encoded by the coding sequence ATGAAACTTTGTGTGGCTTTTGATGTGGCAAGTTATGATGAGTGTATAAATTTAGCCAAAGAATTAAAAGGTTTAGATCTTTGGGTTAAAATAGGGCTTAGATCGTATTTAAGAGATGGAGCGAAGCTTTTAGAAGCGATTAAAAAAGTGGATAATTTTAAAATCTTTTTAGATTTAAAGCTTTATGATATACCAAATACTATGGCAGATGCTTGTGAAGAACTTGCTAAGCTTGATGTGGATATGTTTAATATCCATGCAAGTGCAGGTAAAAGTGCTATGTGTATGATTATGGAGCGCTTAAATGCTTTAAGCAAAAGACCTTTGGTGCTTGCCGTATCTGCTTTAACTAGCTTTGATGAACAAGAATTTTTTAGTGTATATAGACAAAATATTAAACAAGCTGTTAAAGATTTTTCTAAAATTAGTTATGAAAGCGGTCTTGATGGTATGGTTTGCTCGGTATATGAAAGCTTGCTAATAAAAGAAAATACAAGTACAAATTTTATTACATTAACGCCTGGAATTCGTCCGTTTAAAGAAAATTCAGATGATCAAAAAAGAGTAGCTGATATACAGTGTGCTAAGGATAATTTGTCAGATTTTATTGTGGTTGGAAGACCTATTTATAAAGCAAAAGAACCCAGAAGGATTTGCGAGGATATATTAGAGTATTTAAAATAA
- a CDS encoding META domain-containing protein: MKKIITLSIASLAVFSGCSVANLSVDDLQNKEFTISSYEANGKSYKLPQNIKTSISFDNKDKRLFGTAGCNRFFGNYKDQGSSIKIEDNLASTKMLCDQESMKFEDNFLRYFNGEFKIINDDEGIILENKKMKVYLK, translated from the coding sequence ATGAAAAAAATAATAACATTAAGTATAGCAAGTTTAGCTGTTTTTAGTGGATGTTCTGTGGCAAATTTAAGTGTTGATGATTTACAAAATAAAGAATTTACCATAAGTTCTTATGAAGCAAATGGAAAAAGTTATAAGCTTCCTCAAAATATAAAAACAAGTATTAGTTTTGACAATAAAGACAAAAGGCTTTTTGGAACAGCAGGGTGTAATAGATTTTTTGGAAATTATAAAGATCAAGGAAGTAGCATAAAAATAGAAGATAATCTTGCTTCAACAAAAATGCTTTGCGATCAAGAATCTATGAAATTTGAAGACAATTTCCTAAGATACTTTAATGGAGAATTTAAAATCATTAACGATGATGAAGGAATTATTTTAGAAAATAAAAAAATGAAAGTTTATTTAAAATAA
- a CDS encoding methyl-accepting chemotaxis protein, whose translation MFKSIGAKISLAMISTLLISFIIMQIILQKDSQQTTDRISRAHLDTLSTSVFQTLRMAMNLGDPVIIEQAIKDAGEIEGIKDIKIYPSKSTIELFEMKHFTKSNESIINEQFNKPQIQAIEINNNQGHYLRLVRPLIANESCLACHANAKEGDVLGVMDMYNDLKHIDDDLANSARTYIIIFSVALLFTVFAVLYILKIVVGNPVLDLLKHAKELASGDGDLRARINIKSTDEIGKACTYINQFIEKIQNTVISTNENSQMVDKQSKLLNANALDLANRTKEGHTKTDESYHLSEQIHTELQDLAELSNNANKANTKSFEVLNTMLDSLNQVVDKVRVVAENEDVLSQKVEVMEKQAEEIKKASDMMGEIADKTNLLSLNAGIEAARAGEFGRGFSVIAEDVRNLAQSSEDFLKNIAIVTKQLVDSINEVSKELKHNAKEINSLNQDAKDLVEGTNEVKVCNENARDLANACMRKISSTQETLQSLLDKMQETVKLSDKNEEISKILLDVAHELNVVCQNLENELKHFHV comes from the coding sequence ATGTTTAAAAGCATAGGCGCAAAGATATCTTTAGCAATGATTTCTACATTGCTAATTAGTTTTATTATCATGCAAATTATCTTACAAAAAGATTCTCAGCAAACGACCGATAGAATCAGCCGTGCACATTTAGATACCTTAAGCACTTCTGTTTTTCAAACATTAAGAATGGCAATGAATTTAGGTGATCCTGTTATTATAGAACAAGCTATAAAAGATGCTGGAGAGATTGAAGGCATAAAAGATATTAAAATTTATCCATCAAAAAGCACCATTGAGCTTTTTGAAATGAAACATTTTACAAAAAGCAATGAAAGTATCATCAACGAACAATTTAACAAGCCACAAATACAAGCCATTGAAATCAATAATAATCAAGGACATTATCTAAGACTTGTACGTCCATTAATTGCCAATGAAAGTTGTTTAGCTTGCCATGCCAATGCTAAAGAGGGTGATGTTTTAGGTGTCATGGATATGTATAATGATTTAAAACATATTGATGATGATTTAGCAAATTCAGCTAGAACTTATATTATAATCTTTAGTGTTGCTTTACTTTTTACTGTTTTTGCTGTACTTTATATTTTAAAAATAGTTGTAGGTAATCCAGTTTTAGATCTTTTAAAACACGCTAAAGAATTAGCCAGTGGTGATGGAGATTTACGCGCAAGAATCAACATAAAAAGCACCGATGAAATAGGCAAAGCTTGCACCTACATCAACCAATTTATTGAAAAAATTCAAAATACAGTGATTTCTACTAATGAAAATTCTCAAATGGTAGATAAGCAATCTAAACTTTTAAATGCCAACGCACTTGATCTAGCAAATAGAACAAAAGAAGGACATACAAAAACTGACGAATCTTATCATCTAAGCGAGCAAATTCATACAGAATTACAAGATCTTGCTGAACTTTCAAACAATGCAAATAAAGCAAACACAAAATCTTTTGAAGTTTTAAACACCATGCTTGATTCATTAAATCAAGTAGTAGATAAAGTAAGAGTTGTTGCAGAAAATGAAGATGTTTTATCTCAAAAAGTTGAAGTTATGGAAAAACAAGCAGAAGAGATTAAAAAAGCTTCTGATATGATGGGAGAAATTGCTGATAAAACTAATCTTTTATCATTAAATGCAGGTATTGAAGCTGCACGTGCTGGAGAATTTGGTCGTGGTTTTTCAGTTATTGCTGAAGATGTAAGAAATCTTGCTCAAAGCTCGGAAGATTTTTTAAAAAATATTGCTATTGTCACCAAGCAATTAGTAGATAGTATTAATGAAGTTTCCAAAGAACTAAAACATAATGCTAAAGAAATTAATTCTTTAAATCAAGACGCAAAAGATCTAGTAGAAGGAACCAATGAAGTAAAAGTTTGCAACGAAAATGCAAGAGACTTAGCAAATGCTTGTATGCGAAAAATCTCAAGTACACAAGAAACTTTACAATCTTTACTTGATAAAATGCAAGAAACGGTAAAATTAAGCGATAAAAATGAAGAAATTTCAAAAATTTTGCTTGATGTTGCTCATGAGTTAAATGTAGTTTGTCAAAATTTAGAAAACGAATTAAAACATTTTCATGTATAA
- the purH gene encoding bifunctional phosphoribosylaminoimidazolecarboxamide formyltransferase/IMP cyclohydrolase: MKALISVSDKEGVVEFASELAKLGFELLSTGGTYKLLKENNLQVQEVSDFTQSPEMFEGRVKTLHPKIHGGILYKREDESHQKQAKEHNIESIDLLCVNLYPFKKTTILTQDFDEIVENIDIGGPAMIRSGAKNFKNVIVVCDILDYDKIIQALKDNTLNLDFRRALMIKAYEHTANYDAYIANYMNERFNGGFGASKFIVGQKVFDTRYGENPHQKGALYEFDDFFTHNFTTLKGEVSFNNLTDINAALNLASAFDKAPAVAIVKHANACGFAIKENLLQSYIHALKCDTLSAYGGVVAINGTLDKELAQKINEIYIEVIIAANVDDDALEIFKDKKRIKIFTQKAPFLTRAYDKYDFKHIDGGFVYQDSDEVKEDELKNAVLKSERKANEQELKDLEIAMKIAAFTKSNNVVYVKNGAMVAIGMGMTSRIDAAKAAINKAKEMGLDLQGCVLASEAFFPFRDSIDEASKIGVKAIIEPGGSIRDEDIIQAANEYGIALYFSGIRHFLH, from the coding sequence ATGAAAGCACTAATTAGTGTCAGTGATAAAGAAGGAGTAGTGGAATTTGCTAGTGAGCTTGCAAAATTAGGTTTTGAGCTTTTATCTACTGGAGGCACTTATAAGCTTTTAAAAGAAAACAACCTGCAAGTACAAGAAGTTAGTGATTTTACTCAAAGTCCTGAAATGTTTGAAGGACGTGTAAAAACCTTGCACCCAAAAATTCATGGCGGAATTTTATACAAAAGAGAAGACGAAAGCCACCAAAAGCAAGCTAAAGAGCATAATATAGAAAGCATAGACTTACTTTGTGTGAATTTATATCCTTTCAAAAAAACTACAATTTTAACCCAAGATTTTGATGAGATTGTAGAAAATATCGATATCGGTGGCCCTGCTATGATACGTAGCGGTGCGAAAAACTTTAAAAATGTCATTGTAGTTTGTGATATTTTAGATTATGACAAAATCATACAGGCTTTAAAAGATAATACTTTAAATCTTGATTTTAGAAGAGCATTGATGATCAAAGCCTATGAGCATACAGCAAACTATGATGCTTATATAGCAAATTATATGAACGAGCGTTTTAATGGTGGTTTTGGTGCAAGTAAATTTATTGTAGGTCAAAAAGTATTTGACACAAGATATGGAGAAAACCCTCATCAAAAAGGTGCTTTATATGAATTTGATGACTTTTTCACGCACAATTTTACAACCTTAAAAGGTGAGGTAAGTTTTAATAATCTAACCGATATTAACGCGGCTTTAAATTTAGCAAGCGCTTTTGATAAAGCTCCAGCAGTAGCCATTGTAAAACATGCAAATGCTTGTGGTTTTGCTATAAAAGAAAACTTACTCCAAAGCTATATTCATGCGCTTAAATGCGATACCTTGAGTGCTTACGGAGGAGTTGTTGCTATCAATGGAACCTTAGACAAAGAGTTAGCACAAAAAATCAATGAAATTTATATAGAAGTAATCATTGCAGCAAATGTAGACGATGATGCTTTGGAAATTTTTAAAGATAAAAAACGTATTAAAATCTTTACACAAAAAGCGCCATTTTTAACTAGAGCTTATGACAAATATGATTTTAAACATATAGATGGTGGTTTTGTATATCAAGATAGCGATGAAGTTAAAGAAGATGAATTAAAAAATGCAGTATTAAAAAGCGAAAGAAAAGCTAATGAACAAGAATTAAAAGATCTTGAAATAGCTATGAAAATTGCCGCATTTACCAAATCAAACAATGTAGTATATGTAAAAAATGGGGCTATGGTAGCTATTGGTATGGGTATGACAAGTCGTATTGATGCAGCTAAAGCAGCTATTAATAAAGCCAAGGAAATGGGGCTTGATTTACAAGGTTGTGTTTTGGCAAGTGAAGCTTTCTTTCCATTTAGAGATAGTATAGATGAGGCCAGCAAAATAGGTGTAAAGGCCATTATCGAACCAGGAGGAAGTATAAGAGATGAGGATATCATTCAAGCTGCTAATGAATATGGGATTGCACTATACTTTAGTGGCATAAGACACTTTTTACATTAA
- a CDS encoding TerB family tellurite resistance protein — translation MLFVLLVLAILAFYWYYKTWGKDDLLGSFKKGAKSFSQGFKQGYHEERIDGFKRRLNYYVIALLAKIAKSDGRVSENEANMISQILDYNAKDSREREFLKQSFNEHKNTLNDTYEVAKELIKEVPLPQQERINILNVLVAMALIDGELNNTKKDVLKAIVKAFNLDVNILERLLNSMQTQKVGMNLQKACEILGVSENVNLQELKKRYRELAKKYHPDILNANNSDEAKIKEGVKKFQEVNESYEFLKQYIERKNQ, via the coding sequence ATGCTTTTTGTTTTACTCGTATTGGCAATTTTGGCATTTTATTGGTATTATAAAACATGGGGTAAAGATGATCTTTTAGGCTCTTTTAAAAAAGGAGCTAAAAGTTTCTCTCAAGGTTTTAAACAAGGCTATCACGAAGAAAGAATCGATGGATTTAAAAGAAGATTAAACTACTATGTTATAGCACTTTTAGCAAAAATAGCAAAAAGTGATGGCAGGGTTAGTGAAAATGAAGCTAATATGATCTCACAAATTCTTGATTACAATGCCAAAGATTCAAGAGAAAGAGAATTTTTAAAACAAAGTTTTAATGAACACAAAAACACCTTAAACGACACCTATGAGGTAGCCAAAGAACTCATCAAAGAAGTACCTTTACCTCAACAAGAAAGAATTAATATATTAAATGTTTTGGTAGCAATGGCCTTGATTGATGGAGAACTTAACAACACTAAAAAAGATGTATTAAAAGCCATTGTCAAAGCATTTAATCTTGATGTAAATATACTTGAAAGACTTCTAAATTCTATGCAAACTCAAAAGGTGGGTATGAATTTGCAAAAAGCATGCGAGATCTTAGGTGTAAGCGAAAATGTAAATTTACAAGAGCTTAAAAAACGCTATAGAGAACTTGCTAAAAAATATCATCCTGATATTTTAAACGCAAACAACAGCGATGAAGCAAAAATAAAAGAAGGTGTAAAAAAATTTCAAGAAGTTAATGAATCTTATGAATTTTTAAAACAATACATAGAAAGGAAAAATCAATGA
- the purL gene encoding phosphoribosylformylglycinamidine synthase subunit PurL, translated as MDKEIIKQHKISDEEYQEILNILGREPNLLELGVISAMWSEHCSYKSSKKYLNGFPTKAPWVIQGPGENAGVIDIGKGMAAVFKVESHNHPSFIEPFAGAATGVGGILRDVFTMGARVVAGMNSLKFGNIHDEKIGKHQKYLIKGVVSGISHYGNCMGVPTIGGECAFDECFNGNILVNAFALGTCKIEDIFYAKAEGIGNPVIYVGSKTGRDGLGGAVMASDSFNESSKSLRPTVQIGDPFAEKLLMEACLELFKTDYIVGIQDMGAAGLTSSSFEMAGRSGSGMKLYLDKTPMREEGMTPYELMLSESQERMLICAKKGYEEKVIEIFNKWGLDAAIIGEVTDTGRMELFWHDELVGLIPIEPLSEKAPILDRPVDKPKYLDEIKNYQFKLNIPTQEAFEKLLADENVSNKAYIYEQFDSSVQTNTLKSNGALGANSIRIKENNCLLSMAIECNSRLNYVNPKIGAAAAVASAGRKIACSGARPLAISDCLNYGNPQNPEVMWQFAQGCEGIKLACKELNTPVVSGNVSLYNETDGVSIFPSPTIACVGVNEKAENVLKSYFSKDTSAIYLLGESKGNFGGSLIAKVLDQKVAGELEDIDFSAELKLWDFLLKANEAKILDCANSIGIGGLAITLAKMSAKANLGIEIKTDFEDKSFIFEESPTRVIVGVKNEEKFIKFANEIGVKFTKLGNLTEKDFILDDIKISLAKLQTIYFDKFNEYLG; from the coding sequence ATGGATAAAGAAATTATAAAACAACACAAAATTAGCGATGAGGAATATCAAGAAATTTTAAATATACTAGGTAGAGAACCTAATTTACTAGAGCTTGGAGTAATTTCTGCTATGTGGAGCGAACATTGCTCATATAAATCAAGCAAAAAATACCTTAATGGCTTTCCAACCAAGGCTCCTTGGGTAATCCAAGGCCCTGGTGAAAACGCTGGGGTGATAGATATAGGCAAAGGAATGGCAGCTGTATTTAAAGTAGAAAGTCATAATCATCCAAGCTTTATAGAGCCATTTGCAGGTGCAGCAACAGGTGTGGGTGGAATTTTACGTGATGTTTTTACCATGGGCGCAAGAGTTGTCGCAGGTATGAATTCATTAAAATTTGGCAACATCCACGATGAAAAAATAGGCAAACATCAAAAATATTTAATTAAAGGTGTAGTAAGTGGAATTTCACACTATGGTAATTGCATGGGTGTGCCTACTATTGGTGGAGAATGTGCTTTTGATGAATGTTTTAATGGAAATATCTTAGTTAATGCTTTTGCGCTTGGAACTTGCAAAATCGAAGATATTTTTTATGCAAAAGCTGAAGGTATAGGCAATCCTGTAATTTATGTGGGTTCAAAAACTGGTCGTGACGGGCTTGGTGGAGCTGTAATGGCAAGTGATAGTTTTAATGAATCTAGCAAAAGCTTAAGGCCGACCGTGCAAATTGGCGATCCATTTGCTGAAAAATTGTTAATGGAAGCTTGCTTAGAACTTTTCAAAACTGATTATATAGTTGGAATTCAAGATATGGGTGCAGCAGGACTTACTTCAAGCTCTTTTGAAATGGCAGGACGCAGTGGTAGTGGTATGAAACTTTATCTTGACAAAACTCCTATGAGAGAAGAAGGTATGACTCCTTATGAGTTAATGCTAAGTGAATCTCAAGAAAGAATGTTAATTTGCGCCAAAAAAGGCTATGAAGAAAAAGTTATTGAAATTTTTAACAAATGGGGGCTTGATGCAGCTATTATAGGCGAAGTTACCGATACTGGCAGAATGGAACTATTTTGGCATGATGAATTAGTTGGCTTAATCCCTATTGAACCATTAAGCGAAAAAGCACCTATACTTGATAGACCTGTAGATAAACCAAAATACCTAGATGAGATAAAAAACTATCAATTTAAGCTCAACATTCCTACCCAAGAAGCATTTGAAAAACTCCTTGCAGATGAAAATGTTAGCAATAAAGCTTATATTTACGAGCAATTTGACTCAAGCGTACAAACTAATACTTTAAAAAGCAATGGAGCTTTAGGAGCTAATAGTATTAGAATTAAAGAAAACAACTGCTTACTTTCTATGGCCATTGAGTGTAACTCAAGATTAAACTATGTAAATCCAAAAATCGGTGCAGCAGCAGCTGTTGCAAGCGCAGGAAGAAAAATAGCATGCTCAGGAGCTAGACCTTTGGCAATTAGTGATTGTTTAAATTATGGTAATCCACAAAACCCTGAAGTAATGTGGCAATTTGCCCAAGGTTGCGAAGGTATTAAATTAGCTTGTAAAGAACTCAATACACCTGTAGTAAGCGGAAATGTTTCTTTATATAATGAAACCGATGGAGTAAGTATTTTTCCAAGTCCAACCATAGCTTGTGTTGGGGTAAATGAAAAAGCAGAAAATGTTTTAAAATCATATTTTAGCAAAGATACTAGCGCTATTTATCTACTTGGAGAAAGCAAAGGTAATTTTGGAGGATCTTTGATTGCTAAAGTGCTAGATCAAAAAGTAGCAGGAGAGCTTGAAGATATAGATTTTAGTGCAGAATTAAAACTATGGGATTTCCTATTAAAGGCAAACGAAGCAAAAATACTTGATTGTGCTAATAGCATAGGTATAGGCGGTCTTGCTATTACCTTAGCTAAAATGAGTGCAAAAGCAAATTTAGGCATTGAAATAAAAACTGATTTTGAAGATAAGAGTTTTATTTTCGAAGAAAGCCCAACAAGAGTTATAGTTGGCGTTAAAAATGAAGAAAAATTTATCAAATTTGCAAATGAAATTGGAGTTAAATTTACAAAACTTGGAAATTTAACTGAAAAAGATTTCATTTTAGATGATATTAAGATATCTTTAGCAAAACTACAAACAATTTATTTTGATAAATTTAATGAGTATTTAGGATAA
- the mnmE gene encoding tRNA uridine-5-carboxymethylaminomethyl(34) synthesis GTPase MnmE, translating to MNDTIAAIATAHGVGSISIIRVSGEKALELALKITHKKELTPRYAHLCKLYKNNNDFLDEALVIYFKAPYSFTGEDIVEFQLHGGFSLSEILLDELILVGARLANPGEFSKRACLNGKMDLLKALSIQDAIMSKSTSAANIIAKNIKGDLSKFLNTIRMDLVQTLAFVETSIDYADDDLPQDLLDQIITMCEKNSKLLRDIVDISLSKKGLIEGFKVAIIGKPNAGKSSLLNSLLAFNRAIVSNIAGTTRDRIEESLKIGSHLIKIIDTAGIRNADDEIEKIGVNLSYESIKEADIIIAVFDGSKEFEEEDEQILQALKDCDKKIIYVLNKSDLVTKFKHEISASCIRICAQENTQAIKENLNEYLNTLDGDGMLISNTLILNACKNASEAILRARDLLKESSLELFAFELNLAIGEIAQFTKDFERDEILDAMFSNFCLGK from the coding sequence ATGAATGACACTATAGCTGCTATAGCCACAGCCCATGGAGTGGGCTCTATAAGTATCATTAGAGTAAGTGGAGAAAAAGCTTTAGAGCTTGCATTGAAAATTACCCACAAGAAAGAACTAACGCCCCGCTATGCACACTTGTGCAAACTTTATAAAAACAACAATGACTTCTTAGATGAAGCTTTAGTAATTTATTTTAAAGCACCCTACTCTTTTACAGGAGAAGATATAGTAGAATTTCAACTTCATGGGGGTTTTTCTTTGAGTGAAATTTTACTTGATGAGCTTATTTTAGTAGGAGCGCGTCTTGCTAACCCTGGAGAATTTAGCAAAAGAGCTTGCTTAAATGGCAAAATGGATCTTTTAAAAGCTTTGAGTATACAAGATGCCATCATGTCAAAATCAACAAGTGCTGCAAATATCATAGCAAAAAACATTAAAGGTGATTTAAGTAAATTTTTAAATACCATTAGAATGGATCTTGTTCAAACCCTTGCTTTTGTAGAAACAAGCATTGATTATGCAGATGATGACTTACCACAAGATTTACTTGATCAAATCATTACTATGTGTGAAAAAAATTCAAAACTTTTGCGCGATATAGTAGATATTTCTTTAAGCAAAAAAGGACTTATAGAAGGCTTTAAAGTTGCTATTATCGGTAAGCCAAATGCAGGAAAAAGCTCCTTGTTAAATTCACTTTTAGCTTTTAATAGAGCTATTGTTTCTAATATTGCAGGCACTACAAGAGATCGTATCGAGGAAAGTTTAAAAATAGGCTCACATTTAATCAAAATCATCGACACAGCAGGTATAAGAAATGCAGATGATGAGATAGAAAAAATCGGAGTTAATCTAAGCTATGAAAGTATTAAAGAAGCAGATATTATCATAGCTGTTTTTGATGGATCTAAAGAATTTGAAGAAGAAGATGAGCAAATTTTACAAGCTTTAAAAGATTGTGATAAAAAAATCATTTATGTTTTAAACAAAAGTGACCTAGTTACCAAATTTAAACATGAAATTAGTGCTTCATGTATACGCATTTGTGCTCAAGAAAACACCCAAGCCATTAAAGAAAATTTAAATGAATACTTAAATACTTTAGATGGCGATGGAATGCTAATTAGTAATACCTTAATACTCAATGCTTGCAAGAATGCTAGCGAAGCTATTTTGCGTGCAAGGGATTTATTAAAGGAAAGTTCTTTAGAACTTTTTGCTTTTGAACTAAATTTAGCCATAGGAGAGATAGCCCAATTTACAAAAGATTTTGAAAGAGATGAAATTTTAGATGCTATGTTTAGTAATTTTTGTTTAGGTAAATAA